From Methanomassiliicoccales archaeon LGM-RCC1, one genomic window encodes:
- a CDS encoding lamin tail domain-containing protein produces MYGDKRGNMPFSVIAVTILLLSSVAGIVVADHMRSGNGVEETAEGTRALDSSLEEISSYVNQELGVLILDISRDGDLGSLEDRATVFKERSDSWFDYTFPMRSNGVRTELVDVSVDLGAESMEVLDGESPVGGYIPAYLKGSGTMTVSASSGFGGSVRDIVISTDGSYALPLAAEQGSLFERMVEDGGISISQIMSYELESLAQYRVLNGYGSRTQFGVAGTMSIITESDVSKAYRNALDIIGTMCFRNGQSEQIDAADIVCGTVVIDRSAFYGQCLMSILDDAVLKWYDYLRLDYITEKNDREGGLRTLAAECLVKFFTGEDAFGAGDYIVRFMDEHGIEEQRYRFPGSGTTSVTIDGFTLTVDNPVIDILDQGWIRFFNVHYRLTENYITDTLRSALNTAAARLFEQDLEDVIVRTDPYDDVSFIREMSEAYKGVTDGFSDSLNAVLVDSIASQDSYDPFYASIAETVMSHADDLCDTVALRGSIEEKLFALFGDDAESLISSPEIDSAIHGYIAKLHDDLSVYDSLRYVQGNGPSILQSILTEIASGYIGTLGLQELVEDRVDVLLSEVIDNMSSNPYSEIVRMRGTDGFILADGAGNLTRERLDFYFDSDPVISAPTVVTSKCTHMTGFRESMSAGYSTTFEIRLRDCIDYRIESSNSLSSAMGSSVTAACKGMFTNDIMLEISVASGWALAGVQYKASETIYDDIWNRLSVYLEPIIEPLRKVMAIVKEIVDEINACIMEISRYVSDIVVRLFERVTAPLTEMAEWLETMVSQVFGDDVLDMFYSLNLKEQTIGFEYLGYTFQLKFDAASLTSNVKTLFVASLTGPVAGMDLKAEITAKVKGEMHINNTFVTGKASVENEDWKVKISVDPLMKSSKHLLTVSANVRGADITAILPDLDDYNEIGMTLSKIPGIGQALSSIPLPGLGVNIGLDAGIGIKYTAPMAEGILINEYESNPAGDDSGKEWIELFNNSDKTIDLDGYSIVASSDFSKKKMTLSGTISPGEFLVLNSTFLMVNSQGKTTKNGEGLTLKDPDGNIVDRTGTHKDESDNGKTWQRTYDASGEWEFKEGTIGRSNGSYISTNLMTCEIAKEIVWDSVQSAFDKVGAITDTDSLQEVIKLTVKNSIDKVIKKVAGCLVEASVFIKVDVTDPTSTAKSGVRVALRCDSELVEDVLKYIAGKIESVALSMKNPYRIDGVAAFTDNIDLEVTFDVGIQYPRLLARSLDDAPKVDLGVTFRANVSALSRIYGKDVGTPGIECGIRIIDCPLEIIPSKLSPKKGMDHDLWLFRINIEWA; encoded by the coding sequence ATGTATGGAGACAAGCGTGGAAACATGCCTTTCTCGGTCATTGCAGTAACGATCCTGCTGCTTTCATCGGTCGCCGGGATCGTTGTCGCGGACCACATGAGGTCCGGGAACGGCGTAGAAGAGACGGCTGAGGGGACCAGGGCGTTGGATTCCTCGTTGGAAGAGATCTCATCATACGTCAACCAAGAGCTGGGAGTCTTGATCCTCGACATATCCAGGGACGGTGACCTCGGCTCCCTGGAAGACAGAGCAACGGTGTTCAAGGAGCGGTCGGACAGTTGGTTCGATTACACTTTCCCTATGAGGAGCAACGGAGTCAGAACGGAACTTGTGGACGTCAGCGTAGACCTTGGAGCAGAATCCATGGAGGTCCTTGACGGAGAAAGCCCCGTTGGCGGGTACATCCCCGCCTATCTCAAGGGAAGCGGGACGATGACTGTCAGCGCATCATCCGGATTCGGCGGCTCCGTCCGCGATATCGTTATCTCCACGGACGGCAGCTATGCCCTCCCCCTTGCGGCGGAACAGGGATCTCTGTTCGAGAGGATGGTCGAGGACGGAGGCATCTCCATCTCGCAGATCATGTCCTATGAACTCGAATCATTGGCGCAGTACCGTGTCCTCAACGGCTACGGGTCCAGGACTCAGTTCGGAGTTGCCGGGACGATGTCCATCATCACCGAATCGGACGTCTCGAAGGCATACCGTAATGCGCTGGACATCATAGGAACCATGTGCTTCCGCAACGGGCAGAGCGAACAGATCGATGCCGCAGACATCGTATGCGGCACCGTCGTGATAGACAGGTCGGCTTTCTACGGACAGTGCCTGATGTCGATCTTGGACGACGCCGTCCTGAAATGGTACGACTATCTGCGGTTGGACTACATCACAGAGAAGAACGACAGGGAGGGAGGTCTTCGCACACTAGCGGCCGAATGTCTGGTGAAGTTCTTCACTGGAGAGGATGCCTTCGGAGCAGGGGATTACATCGTCAGATTCATGGACGAACATGGCATCGAGGAGCAAAGGTACCGTTTCCCGGGATCGGGGACCACTTCAGTGACCATTGATGGATTCACTCTGACTGTCGACAATCCCGTCATAGACATATTGGATCAGGGATGGATCAGGTTCTTCAATGTCCACTACAGGCTCACGGAGAATTACATAACGGACACACTTAGAAGCGCTCTCAATACGGCCGCTGCGAGATTATTCGAACAGGATCTGGAGGATGTCATCGTCCGTACCGATCCGTATGATGATGTCTCTTTCATCAGGGAGATGTCCGAAGCATACAAAGGGGTGACAGATGGTTTCTCCGACAGCCTGAACGCCGTGCTGGTTGACTCCATAGCATCGCAGGACAGTTACGATCCATTCTATGCATCCATAGCTGAGACCGTGATGTCTCATGCGGACGACCTCTGCGATACTGTTGCTCTCCGTGGATCCATTGAGGAGAAACTGTTCGCATTGTTCGGAGACGATGCAGAAAGTCTGATCTCCTCACCGGAGATAGATAGCGCGATTCACGGATACATAGCGAAGCTGCATGATGATCTTTCGGTCTACGACTCGCTGAGATATGTCCAGGGAAATGGCCCAAGCATCCTCCAGAGCATACTCACTGAGATTGCATCAGGCTATATCGGAACGCTCGGGTTGCAGGAGCTGGTCGAGGACAGAGTTGATGTCCTGCTGTCTGAGGTCATCGACAACATGTCCTCTAACCCCTATTCGGAGATAGTCCGGATGAGGGGAACAGACGGGTTCATCCTGGCGGATGGGGCCGGGAACCTCACTCGTGAGAGACTGGACTTCTATTTCGATTCCGATCCTGTGATCAGCGCACCGACCGTGGTCACAAGCAAATGCACCCACATGACCGGATTCAGGGAATCCATGAGCGCCGGATACTCCACAACCTTCGAGATACGCCTCAGGGACTGCATTGATTACCGCATAGAATCATCAAACTCCCTGTCCTCCGCCATGGGCTCCTCCGTCACTGCCGCCTGCAAAGGGATGTTTACGAACGACATCATGCTGGAGATAAGCGTCGCCAGCGGTTGGGCACTGGCAGGCGTCCAGTACAAGGCCAGTGAGACCATTTATGACGACATTTGGAACAGGCTGTCCGTCTATCTCGAGCCGATCATTGAGCCTCTCCGCAAGGTGATGGCCATCGTGAAGGAGATAGTGGATGAGATAAACGCCTGCATTATGGAGATCTCCAGATATGTTTCCGATATAGTAGTGAGACTGTTCGAAAGGGTTACGGCCCCGCTGACGGAGATGGCGGAATGGCTGGAGACCATGGTATCGCAGGTATTCGGTGACGATGTACTGGACATGTTCTACAGTCTCAATCTCAAGGAGCAGACCATAGGGTTCGAATACCTAGGATACACCTTCCAGCTGAAGTTCGATGCGGCCTCTCTGACTTCTAACGTCAAGACTCTATTCGTGGCATCGCTGACCGGACCGGTCGCAGGCATGGATCTGAAAGCAGAGATCACAGCTAAGGTGAAGGGTGAGATGCACATCAACAACACCTTCGTCACCGGAAAGGCCTCCGTCGAAAATGAGGATTGGAAGGTCAAAATATCCGTTGATCCGCTTATGAAGAGCAGCAAGCATCTGCTGACGGTATCGGCAAACGTCCGCGGAGCAGACATCACGGCGATCCTGCCGGATTTGGACGACTACAACGAGATCGGGATGACTCTCAGCAAAATCCCCGGGATAGGTCAGGCACTGAGCAGCATCCCCTTACCGGGGCTCGGGGTTAACATAGGGCTGGATGCGGGCATCGGGATAAAGTACACCGCGCCCATGGCGGAGGGCATCCTGATCAACGAATACGAATCCAATCCTGCAGGAGATGACTCGGGGAAGGAATGGATAGAGCTGTTCAACAATTCTGACAAGACCATAGACTTGGATGGGTACAGCATCGTAGCATCTTCGGACTTCTCAAAGAAGAAAATGACCTTATCTGGCACAATATCTCCCGGCGAGTTCCTGGTGCTCAATTCTACATTCCTCATGGTGAACTCCCAGGGAAAGACGACGAAGAACGGAGAGGGTCTCACCCTCAAGGATCCGGACGGGAACATCGTGGACCGGACGGGCACGCATAAGGACGAATCCGACAACGGGAAGACTTGGCAGAGGACCTACGACGCTTCAGGGGAATGGGAATTCAAGGAAGGGACCATAGGGCGCTCCAACGGCTCATACATCTCCACCAACCTGATGACCTGCGAGATCGCCAAGGAGATCGTATGGGATTCCGTCCAGTCAGCGTTCGACAAGGTCGGTGCGATAACAGACACCGATTCCCTGCAGGAGGTCATCAAGCTCACTGTGAAGAACTCGATCGACAAGGTCATCAAGAAGGTGGCCGGCTGTCTGGTGGAAGCCTCGGTATTCATCAAAGTGGACGTCACCGACCCGACCTCCACTGCCAAATCAGGGGTTCGCGTTGCGCTGAGATGCGACTCCGAGCTTGTGGAGGATGTGCTGAAGTACATAGCGGGCAAGATCGAATCCGTAGCGCTGTCGATGAAGAACCCCTACAGGATCGACGGTGTGGCCGCATTCACAGACAACATAGATCTCGAGGTCACATTCGATGTTGGGATACAGTACCCGCGTCTGCTGGCCCGTTCGCTCGATGATGCTCCGAAGGTGGATCTGGGCGTGACATTCAGGGCCAATGTATCTGCTTTGAGCAGGATCTATGGGAAAGATGTGGGGACTCCAGGGATCGAGTGTGGGATCCGCATCATAGACTGTCCGCTCGAGATTATTCCCTCCAAACTATCCCCGAAGAAGGGCATGGACCACGATCTATGGCTTTTCAGGATCAACATAGAATGGGCGTGA
- a CDS encoding 50S ribosome-binding GTPase codes for MAGIDFKIPTVLTSEELMEKAFHRASKIYKNGTNTLDTRKKTALAKVTAAGDIVVTALQGYVDRFPRMEKEGDFFPELVDIVIGIDRYKKALGAVNWCATKAEKLKNETLRDIRRTKDPEIIESLRRGFYGRLNSYVDRISDDLLFLQDAKNKFRKLPAIDPAIPTIVVAGFPNVGKSNLVTVMSTAEPEIAPYPFTTKGIIVGHIQDDWRKYQIVDTPGLLDREFEKRNDIEKQAVLALRYLTDVMLFVIDPSETCGFNRDVQEKLLANVQENFGDVTIIVAESKSDILKTGDGRLFFSAQSGENMEALTETVIKEMREITRRKAVEAEVE; via the coding sequence ATGGCCGGAATAGATTTCAAGATACCCACTGTTTTGACGTCGGAAGAGCTCATGGAGAAGGCTTTCCACAGGGCATCCAAGATCTATAAGAACGGCACCAACACCTTGGATACCCGCAAGAAGACCGCCTTGGCGAAGGTAACCGCTGCCGGGGACATCGTCGTCACCGCTCTCCAGGGATACGTCGACAGATTCCCGAGGATGGAGAAGGAGGGAGACTTCTTCCCAGAACTGGTGGACATCGTCATAGGCATCGACAGGTACAAGAAGGCTCTAGGAGCAGTCAACTGGTGCGCCACCAAGGCCGAGAAGCTCAAGAACGAGACACTCAGGGACATCCGCCGCACGAAGGACCCGGAGATAATCGAGTCGCTTAGAAGAGGATTCTACGGTAGGCTGAACTCCTACGTCGATCGCATATCCGACGACCTCCTCTTCCTTCAAGATGCCAAGAACAAGTTCAGGAAGCTTCCCGCCATCGATCCCGCCATCCCCACGATCGTGGTAGCTGGATTCCCCAATGTGGGAAAGAGCAATCTGGTCACTGTGATGTCGACGGCAGAGCCTGAGATCGCACCTTATCCGTTCACGACCAAGGGAATCATCGTAGGTCACATTCAAGACGACTGGAGGAAATACCAGATCGTCGACACCCCCGGACTCCTGGACAGGGAGTTCGAGAAGAGGAACGACATCGAGAAGCAGGCTGTCCTCGCGCTGAGGTACCTGACCGATGTCATGCTTTTCGTCATCGACCCCTCGGAGACATGCGGCTTCAACCGCGATGTGCAGGAGAAGCTGCTGGCCAATGTCCAGGAGAACTTCGGTGACGTCACTATCATAGTCGCAGAGAGCAAGAGCGACATTCTTAAGACCGGGGACGGAAGGCTGTTCTTCTCAGCCCAGTCGGGAGAGAACATGGAGGCTCTCACCGAGACGGTCATCAAAGAGATGAGGGAGATCACCCGCAGGAAAGCGGTTGAAGCGGAAGTGGAATGA